In the Deltaproteobacteria bacterium genome, one interval contains:
- a CDS encoding F0F1 ATP synthase subunit beta (Produces ATP from ADP in the presence of a proton gradient across the membrane. The beta chain is a regulatory subunit): protein MNTGRIVQVVGPVVDVEFPGALPAIYNALAVECTVQNQPMRLTLEVQQHLGDRRVRAISMAGTEGLKRGYEVTDSGGPISMPVGDCVMGRVFDVTGNPVDERGPVDAEKRYPIHRPPPPLAEQSTSPQVLSTGIKVIDLICPFLKGGKIGAFGGAGVGKTVVIMELINNVAKLHGGVSVFAGVGERTREGNDLYHEMAQAGVINEKDLSASKIALVYGQMNEPPGARLRVALSGLAITEYFRDEKNQDVLLFIDNIFRFSQAGSEVSALLGRTASAVGYQPTLAAEMGTLQE, encoded by the coding sequence ATGAACACGGGCAGGATCGTTCAGGTCGTGGGTCCGGTGGTGGACGTGGAGTTTCCGGGCGCGCTCCCCGCGATCTACAACGCGCTGGCGGTCGAGTGCACCGTGCAAAACCAGCCGATGAGGCTGACGCTCGAGGTGCAGCAGCACCTCGGCGACAGACGCGTGCGCGCCATCTCCATGGCCGGTACCGAGGGCCTCAAGCGCGGGTACGAAGTCACGGACAGTGGCGGGCCGATCTCGATGCCGGTCGGCGATTGCGTCATGGGTCGCGTGTTCGACGTGACCGGGAACCCGGTCGACGAGCGCGGGCCCGTCGACGCCGAGAAGCGCTACCCGATCCACCGCCCGCCACCGCCGCTGGCTGAGCAATCGACGTCACCGCAGGTCCTGTCGACCGGAATCAAGGTCATCGATCTCATCTGTCCGTTCCTGAAGGGAGGCAAGATCGGTGCGTTCGGCGGCGCCGGCGTCGGCAAGACCGTGGTCATCATGGAGCTCATCAACAACGTCGCGAAGCTGCACGGTGGCGTGTCCGTGTTCGCGGGCGTCGGCGAGCGGACGCGTGAGGGCAACGACCTGTACCACGAGATGGCGCAGGCCGGCGTCATCAACGAGAAGGACCTGAGCGCGTCGAAGATCGCCCTGGTCTATGGTCAGATGAACGAGCCCCCGGGCGCCCGCCTGCGCGTCGCGCTTTCCGGCCTCGCGATCACCGAGTACTTCCGCGACGAGAAGAACCAGGACGTGCTGCTCTTCATCGACAACATCTTCCGGTTCTCGCAAGCGGGCTCCGAGGTCTCGGCGCTACTCGGGCGGACAGCCAGCGCCGTGGGCTACCAGCCGACGCTGGCGGCGGAGATGGGCACGTTGCAGGAG
- the atpG gene encoding ATP synthase F1 subunit gamma, with protein sequence MASARDIRRRIRSIGNTAQITRAMQMVAASKMRKAQEAAIQVRPFVQLLYRIQRKATTRPIDFKHPLLEVRAVRKRAVILVASDKGLCGALNSNLFRLVAEYDPQSTVFITAGRKAAQFVARTRRQLVADFPYGDTPRFAESRAIAALARDLFLKREVDEVRVVATRFVNTLVQQPLMLEFLPVGDIRGVEVPGAPPPEALAADRTEVLFEPNAEDIIGYLLGHYLNIFIHLVLLNAKASEQSARMVSMKGATDNAVEMIGHLTLEYNKLRQGRITQELLEIAGGQAE encoded by the coding sequence TCGCGGCCTCGAAGATGCGGAAGGCCCAGGAGGCCGCCATTCAAGTGCGGCCGTTCGTGCAGCTGCTCTACCGCATCCAGCGGAAGGCGACGACGCGCCCGATCGATTTCAAACATCCCCTGCTCGAAGTGCGCGCGGTTCGCAAGCGGGCGGTCATCCTGGTCGCGTCCGACAAGGGCTTGTGCGGCGCGCTCAACAGCAATCTGTTCCGCCTCGTTGCGGAGTACGATCCGCAGTCGACGGTCTTCATCACGGCCGGACGGAAGGCGGCCCAGTTCGTCGCGCGCACCCGCCGGCAGCTCGTCGCCGACTTTCCGTACGGCGACACGCCTCGGTTCGCTGAATCCCGTGCGATCGCTGCGCTCGCCCGCGATCTCTTCCTGAAGCGCGAGGTCGACGAGGTCCGGGTGGTCGCGACGCGGTTCGTCAACACGCTCGTCCAGCAGCCGCTGATGCTCGAGTTCCTCCCCGTCGGCGACATCAGAGGAGTGGAGGTGCCCGGAGCGCCGCCGCCGGAAGCGCTGGCGGCCGACAGGACGGAGGTTCTTTTCGAGCCGAATGCCGAGGACATCATCGGCTACCTGCTCGGGCATTACCTGAACATCTTCATCCACCTGGTACTGCTGAACGCAAAAGCGAGTGAACAGAGCGCCCGGATGGTCTCGATGAAGGGCGCTACCGACAACGCAGTCGAGATGATCGGACACCTGACGCTCGAATACAACAAGCTGCGCCAGGGACGCATCACGCAGGAGTTGCTCGAGATCGCCGGAGGCCAGGCCGAGTGA